DNA sequence from the Pseudochaenichthys georgianus chromosome 8, fPseGeo1.2, whole genome shotgun sequence genome:
TAAGACATAGCTCTTTTGACTCCAAATTAATACAGCATTAAAGTAGGACACATTCATTTGTATTGGATTTTAGTGAATTAGGTGAACACTGGACGAGTAAAACATAGCTCTTTTGACTCCAAATTAATACAGCATTAAAGTAGGACACATTCATTTGTATTGGATTTTAGTGAATTAGGTGAACACTGGACGAGTAAAACATAGCTCTTTTGACTCCAAATTAATACAGCATTAAAGTAGGACACATTCATTTGTATTGGATTTGAGTGAATTAGGTGAAGCGTTCCATGTGGAGGAGTTAATCCCACCTGAACCCAACATCTGCTTTGTTTTGTCATTTTCTCCAGCTGGACGGTAGCCTACTAAAGACGGGTATCATCAACACAACTCAGTGTCTATGATCTCTCTGCTCACACGTTGTCCTTTAATTAGTTCTTTGTCTGTTTGTCAGTGCTTCCATCCGCCCTACTCCTCTGTGAGCCAGTCCTTATTGCCGGGTGTGGTCATTTCGGTGGTGTTGGTGGTGTTGTTGTTCCTGAGAGCCTGCTCCATCAGGGCTCGCTGGGCGGTGGCCGGCAGGTAGAGGAAGGCGTAGATTAGAGCCAACCCCAACAGAGCCAACACCAGAGGGAGGCCCCAGTCCGTGGTCATGATGGGCTCCTCGCAGCGAGCCTGCAAGAATGACTTGTTATGCATTGTGTGCAAACAGATCGTAACACTAAGGGTGCGGAAAATACCGAAGTCAATGCAAGGGTCAGAAGAGTTGCACCACAAAAACACTATATCCAGGCAGCCAGACTCACATCTGTGGAGAAATCACCCCATTACAGTTTAAACAGTACTGAGTTTAAGATTGTAGGGAAGTTTAGTCCCAAACTAAGCTTTCTAAATTCTTCAAAAGATCCAAAGACGGATCCAAGATGGAGTAAGTCACCTTGGAAAAAGTCAACTAAATCCAGAAAATAAAACAAGCAGGAAAGTTTTCATTCACAGCCCAAATCAGAAGATTAAACAAAGAAACGTGCCAATATTTCCATTAAAATGTTTGTGATATTATGGATAAAAGAGCAAAAGAATATCCGGTACACGATCAATGAAAAAAATGATACTTCTTGTGGAGAGAAATCCTTGGATGCCTTGAGTATCTGCCTCTCTTCTTCGCCTCCTCGGTCACGTTTGTGATTTCCACTGAAGTtgggtagtgtgtgtgtgtgtgtgtgtgtgtgtgtgtgtgtgtgtgtgtgtgtgtgtgtgtgtggtgtgtgtgtgtgtgtgtgtgtgtgtgtgtgtgtgtgtgtgtgtgtgtgtgtgtgtgtgtgtgtgtgtgtgtgtgtgtgtgtgtgttgttacaTATCCCAATGACAGAGACATGACCTCATGATTGAATCCTTTTCCTTTGTGACACACTGTCTCATTTGAACACTTTTGAAATTCCAATTATATAACAATTCTTGATCTTCTAAGCTGAAAACATATTCATACCTGGCTGTGTTCTAGGGATTACTTATATGAAGAGTCCAGCCAGATGGTTCCAAATAAGGAGCATGCAAACCATTGTTTAGCTATGAGCCATAAGGAGGTTGTATTGTGATGGAGTTAGCACAGAGAAATGACTGGTGTTTGGAACATGCTGAAGTATGGATCCACAGCACAGAATTATTATGAAAGAAAGTTTTAAAAACATTAGTTTAATGTCGATTTTAACATGCTGCCAACTTCTAGTTAATGGCAGTACAACACATCAAAAATGAACTCCAAAAGACTACCCAAAACCAGTTGTTTTACCTCTTTCTAACTTGTTTAATTGCATCACAGACAATCTCATACAAGAGACAGTTATCAAGAGATGTTAGCATCAAAAATAAGCACAGAGAAATCTATCAAGAAATGGCTTGCAAATTGTTTCTCAGAATAGGATCCTTGCACATCATTGCTGTTGAAAACATGCACAACAAGAACACACCACTGTTTTTGTTCTTTGTCATATGTTTCTTGTGCATGAATGGACTACAACTGCATGTCGTTGTGCAGCGTATGAAACcacaatgacaataaatgatctTTGAATCCTAGAACTATAGTCGGGCAGGATTTGCTACTTGTATGTGCATTGGTTAAAAGTGCCTCCATGTGTCTTCATGTTATGGTCTTCACAAGTAGCAAATCCTGCCCGACTATAGTTCTAGGATTCAAagatcatttattgtcattgtgGTTTCATACGCTGCACAACGACATGCAGTTGTATAAGCAACCAGGGTgctataatatcataataataCATGGAAATATAATGACGTCACACCACATAGTCACAATGCTGGATGGAGTGCGTCATCGGTGTGTCGAGGTGAGGTGGAGGTGAGGGATTATGGACctgactaataataataatgcctcCTGCAACGGATGAAATTAAACGCAATAAATATTATCCTCTGTGTCAGGATGATTGACTCCTATTTCAAATTCAACAGCATTACCATAATCCATGGTGTGGCCAAATAGATTTAAATACGATGTGATCAGGAAATTAGATAAAAATACAGTAAACTGCTTTAAAGTATGATAAACAGAGGGTACATCTGAACCTGTTGGGGTAAGATGTATTCAAAGGGATAAGAAAGAAGCAAATCAATTATTCAGGTCAACAAGTTACAGTGTATTGTTTTTATTGACTTTTTAATACCTCTAAGAAGATGTATCCGATAGATTATTGATATTAACTGTGGAATACTGACTTTACAATACAATGATTTTGTGTTATAATTCCAAAATACGTTTAATCTCTCAATAATAATTAATTCATTTGTACTGTACATTGTGACTAATATTCCTAACTATACTACACTTGCTACGCATATTACCACACTTAAAAATAGCAATATTTTTAGAAACACTGATTTTATATGTTGTAGCATCTTacagttattttatttttccaggtttattgttgttattcatCTAATGTAGCCTAGTTTACATTTTATCTCAATTGGTTCTGTAACTTTCTTTTGTCAATGGTGATATGTCGATTCTATTCTAGAGAATGGTAGCAATAACACTAACAGTAAATCAGTAAACAGCACCTTCAAATATATAACATTAAGGGAAAATATGGTTTTACTCAGCTAAATTAAGCATATAACTCAAACAAATATTATCTTGAAACGAGCAGGACACAGAACCGCGAACATTCCAGTTGATGGCGCTATACATTAGCTTTGCATCCAccattgaagaagaagaagtagaggCTGACCATCCTTCTCCACTGCACCACTCGTGGTTTTGTTTATAAGTATGCTTCCTCATAGATTAAATCTTATGTTGTAAAAACATACCAGATATTAATCTCTGTCTGTTCAACGAGGTAAGTTATCGAGACAGTCGCAGTATGCTAACAACTAGCTAATGTCGTTAGCATACAGTGTTATATGCTAACCAGTGCATGATTTGCTGCTACCTGTCCATTATACTTAATTTATACACTTCACCTTGATATGGCAGAAGTCAGTTATTTATTGGACAGGAAAGGGCACACGACAGGTTATTACCAGCTGCCTGTTAATGTATTTTGCAGCACTTTAGTTAAGATATTTACTTACAGTAAATGAATGTTATTGAGGCTGGTTTACAACTCTGTTGGTCAGAGTGTTTTGATGTTGAACCTCATCCACTGCCACTAAGTTACATTTGCTTAAATACAAGTtaaggtacttctactttattgGAATACTTCTATGCCTCTTTATACTTCTATTCTTCATGTTACAGGGAATACTGTAGGTTTTACTCAACAGCTAATTTTGAGACCTCGTTTTCTCTGCATAGCATTACTGACACATTATGACATGGGTTTCAGTGAATGAAGTTATTAAAGTTAATAGGAAATTCAGCCTAATAATAGTAACTCTCTAATATATGAGTACGAAAGGGGACATTCTCCATAACAAACATGTTTACTTGTGTAACCCTAGTGCATTTTTTATTATACTTTCACTTTTAATAGTGAAATATTACTCTAAACACAGTTTCTGAATGCCCACGTCAAATCTGACTGATTCAGTCATTATTGAAGTAAACAGTgacatatttaattatttatcctttatttaaccagaaagGTCCCATTTAGAAACACTTTTTTCTGCCAGGGACACAACAGCATACTCAAAATATAGAAACATCTGAGACTAAAAGAAGCAAGATAAGTTATGACACTTGTTTATAGCAACAACATTGTCTAACAACTGTGTTAAGCAATTGTTGAACATTTCAAGAGAGGTTAAGTTTTTAAGTGTTAATCTTTTGGAGCAATTTATCATGAAACCCAGCTCATCTCTGCAGGGCCGTCTGAGTGGTGTCAGTTAAACGCTGCACACGATGACCACAGAGCCTGCCAGTCTGGAGAGCCTGGGGGTGCTGTTCCAGAGCGATGACTTCATCGTGGTGGACAAGCACTGGGACATCCGCATCGACAGCAAGATGTGGTACGAGAAACACACCGTGCAGGCGCAGCTGCGGCACCGCTTCCCTCAGCTGGCAGACCCCAGCACCTACTATGGATTCAGGTGGGAATCACACTCTGACTAACAACATCATGTCACATACATCAAGTTCATAAAGTTATACTCTTGTTTTTCTCCACCCTACAGGTTCTGTCATCAGTTGGATTTCTCCACAAGTGGGGCTCTTTGTGTGGCGCTCAATAAAGCGGCTGCCGGCCGGGCTTACCGCTGCTTCAAGGACCGAACCGTCACCAAGGCCTACCTCGCCCTTGTAGGGAAACTCAGTTACACACATTTACAGTACAGAGATGTAGGCATAGAAATGTCAGATTTTTTTTGTGTGACTACATAGAACATATTTGGTTTCTTAGGTACGTGGATTGGTGGAAAAAGAGACACAGACTCTGGAATTCTCCATTGGCAAGAATTCTTCAGAGGGAAAAACCCACATGATGTGTATCGAGGGAACAGAAGGTTGGTGTGTTTCAGCTCCAATATAACACTTCTTCAAAGAGAGAATTTGATTGAAAGATAACAACAGactatttatttagtttttgatTCCTTTTCATTCTCCTGTCAGGTTGTGAGAACCCAAAGCCTTGCCAAACTGAGCTGATGGTGTTGGAGTACGGGTTATATGATGGAGAGCCCGTCACAAAGGTCCTGCTGCAGCCGCTCACTGGTAACACTTTTCACATTAGGGACATTTTAATTTCTtctctactatatgaacattgcTGGAGAAAATGTACATTGCCATACAATTTGTCAGGTTTCTTTCAGGTGTTGCATTGCAAATAAAGACATTAAGGACAACAGACTGTATTTAAATCTAGCAATTATATCATTTAATTAAACTTGCCTGGCATTGTGATGACGTTTTGAGGTATTGGATGCAGCTCACCTCAGGTTAAACAGCTTCATCAAACATTAAAAGCCACATCAACCGAATTAAAAGTAGATTGACATTGATTTAAAAGATGAGTAAACCATATCAATCACTGATTAATCAAGCATACTTATGTAAATTATTGTTAAACAATTGCACTAATGTAGCATCTTTCTCTCTATTCTTATTAAAACATACCTAAGTGAAGGATTACATAGATGTATTTTCTTGACATGTctattatataaaaatactttGGCCCCACtgttaaatgtttttctttctctccGACTCCACCACTTGTTTTTTCCCCCAGGCCGAACCCACCAGTTGAGGGTCCACTGCAGCGCTATAGGTCACCCTATTGTCGGGGATTTCACCTACAGCTCTGGAGCAGACGACGCCCCGTACCGCATGATGCTGCACGCCCACTTCCTGCACATTCCCCTAGAACCTGAGCCCCTGCTCGTCTCGGGTGAAGACCCCTTTCTCCCCACACTGGATCCAAAATGGCTCCCGCAGCGCTCTTTACGGACCCTGAAGACCActgtggaggcgctgctggAGCGGAGATTAGAGGAGGACAGGAAGAtcaaagaggagaagagagagagggcgagaaaggaggaggagagaaggaAAGGACGCAAGGAACGAAGGACTAAGGAGGAGATTGAGGAGCAGACGAGGCAGTGTCAGGAGTGGCTGAGCGAATGGGCTGGAGACTGATgatgtgttatttattatttatttgtattgtttaccaATGAAGGCCACGTTCAGCATGCAAGCTCCATCTCACTGCTTTCAGTGCTAAGGTTAGCCACTGAGCCGGGGCATCGTAGCTGAGGAAAAGTGCCTTCCTCACGTTCCTGTTGCTAAGTGAGGGATGGGGTTGCTGCCATATCTTTTTCATATGCAGGAAAAAGATATGACTGTAATACATTGCTGATATCTTCTCTGGGCTATGTATGAAATCGTTTTTTGCCAGAGTCCCAGTGTTGGTAAGTGCCTGTGTTGTCACCCACCCTGCATGGCTGTAACATCCATTGAATCCCAAGTAAAACTGTATGATCCATGACTGCGATCCTTGtttctttgttgttgtttgatcaTTGTTTTACAGATTTAAATCAATGTGGTTTTTTAAACCAAGTTTTACAAATTATTCCAGGATCAGTAATGATACAAAGAAGCCTAATAAATGCTTTTGCAAGAACTCGGCCACCTCTCTAAATCATAACTTTTCCTGCAAATTGTTTTGGAATTCACATTCGATCATCACACATGTACACAACATCGCACGCAGAGAAATGCAGACTGCCTTCAACCTGCAAGGTAGCGCATGGAAGCCAACAGCGTCAGGGAAAATTCCAGTAACCCTAGGGTCTAGTGCCTTAATCTGGGACACTTGAACAGTTCCCAGGAGGCGAACTGGAGCCTCTCCCAGTACCAGGCGACTGGTAGACTGAGCTACTATGCTGCCCAAAAGCTAAAGGaatctatatatatttttaaagagCATGATACCTTCAATGCAGATCAAATGtcaagaacgttttagttattaaaaaaaacagtccTTTGTGTCATTCTTGCAAAAATGACATTATTCATGCTTTGGTAGCTCTTTCAAAAATAAAGTGTAAAATAATGTTCCGTTTAAAACTATAGGCTGTATAAAATATGGAAATATTCTCCGTGGTTGAAACGAACGCCAAAGGTGGCATGGCGAGAACTACATTACCCATAATGCCCTATGCTCTTTAGAAAAACGTCTACAAGGAAGCGATGCACTGCAACTTCAACACACCATACCAGTGAGGGCATTACAGCTGTTAAGATTCATATACTGCCGTTTTAAAAAGGGGACATTGGGTCTACTTTGACCGAGGGAATAGTTGAatatataatatacatttttaaCCTCGTTCAAGATGGGCTACTCGGTGTTTTCGTACGAGAATTTGGTCCATGCTGTATCAGGAGCAGTGGTAAGTTTGCTTTACTTTCAGTATCAATTTATGTTGTTGCGAATGCTCTATCATATAAACAGTCTATGGTAGCTATATTTGCTCACACGCTTTAAAATAATCTGCACCAAACTCCATTCAAAGTTTAACATGTCGCAATGTTTTAGAGCTGATGGAATTTTACAGTGTTTTAGAatattacaaaaatacaaacgctttgatattattgttttgtgCTGTACTTGCTTTTAAATAACGAGATTTTATAATGAAGTTTGACTCAAGATTCCTTCTATATTAAACAAAATAACCTCTGTTTATCTCTCCCATGAAAACTGCCTGCCTGTTTTAGGGAAGTGTGACTGCCATGACAGTTTTCTTCCCTCTTGATACTGCCAGACTGAGGCTGCAAGGTAACAAACAGTAGTGAAGCAGTCTTATTTAAAGGTATTACAGTTATACATGTAATGTATATTTTAATACAAGTTGTCTTTGGTGTGTGTTCAGTGGATGACAACAGGAAGGCCAAATCAACGCCAGCCATTCTGTCAGATATTATCAGAGAGGAAGGACTGTGAGTGAAACcattgttattattttaatttgaatCGCTATTACATTTCTTGATTCTACGTCCTAGCTTTATCAGATAATATATGTCATGTGAACATTCACATATCACAAGCACCGCTAATATTACCAGAAAGAAAACACATATGTCCCCTACCGTATATGAGACTTTTAGTTTTTGCCACAGCCTTCTATTAAATGAAAGTACTATATATCTTACATGGCACTGTTTATTtggtttttttgtcttttttatgtttttaatatgctttaaaatgtcttttttgtgtgtgtttctcttgcactttatcttaatgcttttaatgttttttgaagTACTTCGAATTCCCATGTGTTAAAATGTGCAATCTAAATAAATGTGTATAGCCTCTAAGACGTGCTCCTGTCCCCACAGACCGGCTCTGTACAGAGGCTGGTTCCCGGTGATCTGCAGCCTGTGCTGCTCCAACTTTGTCTATTTCTACTGCTTCCACAGCCTGAAGGCCAGCTGGCTGAAGGGAAGGCCATCGGCACCAAGCAATGACCT
Encoded proteins:
- the rpusd1 gene encoding RNA pseudouridylate synthase domain-containing protein 1 isoform X1; protein product: MTTEPASLESLGVLFQSDDFIVVDKHWDIRIDSKMWYEKHTVQAQLRHRFPQLADPSTYYGFRFCHQLDFSTSGALCVALNKAAAGRAYRCFKDRTVTKAYLALVRGLVEKETQTLEFSIGKNSSEGKTHMMCIEGTEGCENPKPCQTELMVLEYGLYDGEPVTKVLLQPLTGRTHQLRVHCSAIGHPIVGDFTYSSGADDAPYRMMLHAHFLHIPLEPEPLLVSGEDPFLPTLDPKWLPQRSLRTLKTTVEALLERRLEEDRKIKEEKRERARKEEERRKGRKERRTKEEIEEQTRQCQEWLSEWAGD
- the rpusd1 gene encoding RNA pseudouridylate synthase domain-containing protein 1 isoform X2, encoding MWYEKHTVQAQLRHRFPQLADPSTYYGFRFCHQLDFSTSGALCVALNKAAAGRAYRCFKDRTVTKAYLALVRGLVEKETQTLEFSIGKNSSEGKTHMMCIEGTEGCENPKPCQTELMVLEYGLYDGEPVTKVLLQPLTGRTHQLRVHCSAIGHPIVGDFTYSSGADDAPYRMMLHAHFLHIPLEPEPLLVSGEDPFLPTLDPKWLPQRSLRTLKTTVEALLERRLEEDRKIKEEKRERARKEEERRKGRKERRTKEEIEEQTRQCQEWLSEWAGD